AATCCCATACTGCGCCAACAGGCTAGCTTGATTGATGATATTCACAACCCGGATATCCAAAACTTAATTGAAGATTTAATGGCAACTGTTGCTCAAGCTAATGGTGTAGGAATTGCTGCGCCACAAATTGCAGAATCCTATCGTTTGTTTATTGTGGCATCTCGTCCTAATCCCCGGTATCCTAATGCTCCAGAAATGGCACCTACGGCGATGATTAATCCAAAAATTATTGCCCATTCTACTGAGGTAGTTAAAGGTTGGGAAGGTTGTTTGAGCGTTCCTGGAATTCGGGGATTTGTGCCTCGTTATCAAAAAATTCAAGTTGAATATACCGATCGCAATAGCAATTTGCAACAACAAGAATTAACTGATTTTGTGGCGCGTATTTTTCAACACGAATATGACCACCTCGAAGGCATACTCTTTGTAGACCGTTTGGAGAGTAATCAGGACAAGATCTCAGAGCAGGAATACCAAGAGCGTATCGTTAACAATACTTAACCCAAAATAGTGCTTAAGAATGAAGCTGTTAGCCAAAGGTTCGGGTTATATTTAACCTATTGTTAACCTTTGGCTTGGATCAGCTATCGGGTAAATGACTAAAACTATTAGTAGTCGCGACAGGTTAAGTCCGCAGCCGCAAGAAAGTTTTGACTTAATCTCTGCTCAAACTGAGAGCGATGAAAGAAAACTGAATAATGAAAGTACTGTGACAGAGCCACAGTTAAAATTACAACTGTCTCTAGATGGATGGCGAATTGTTCATGCCAGTAACGGGCGCTTACGCATCCGCGCTCAAGAGAGTGGCGTAGAATCACAACTAGAGACTATATCCCAATACTTGCGGCAATATCAGGGAGTTAAGGAAGTCACTACCAATCAGCAAACAGGTAGTTTGGCGATCGCTTTCGATCCCGATCGTTTATCATTGCCGCAGATATTGGAGAAACTGCAAGAATTGGGCATTCAGCAAATCGCTACAGCTGATTCCAATAGCAAGACGGATCTGTTTGCAGAGTGGAAATCAGTTGATTTTTGGAAAGAGCAAACAATTTCCTTAATTCCCTTGATGACAGGATTAGCTGTAACAAGAGGGCTGGGGATCGCTGGTTTAGCATCAATACCCGTCTATATGATTGCAGCAAATGCAACTCGTTGGGTAATTAGTTTTAGAGAACCAGAAATTTCGCGATCGCAAACCAGTAACAGCAAATCTACACTATTTTCATCTGAGGATGAAACAATAACCTACAGTGTTATCCATGCAATTCCTGGGAGGATTCGCTTTCATGTACCTCGAATCGCCAAGGATCGCGCCTATGGTAGACGATTAGAAAGGCTGTTGAAAACAGATGCCCAAGTAACCAGCGTGCGGATAAATTATAGTGCGGCATCGGTGGCGATCGCCTATCAGCCAAGCGATATTAGCTTAGATCGTTGGGTAAATTTGATGGAATTGGCTTTACAAACCTACCCACCAACTAAGCCAGTCCAAACAATAGAACAGCTAACACTTTTAGAAAAAGTTACTCAACTAGCGGAAACTCCTGAAGAAAAAATACCAGAGATATCAAGTCTATGGGCAAATATGAAGCCTAGCACTATGTCTTATTCTTTAGCCTTCATGGCGAACTTTCCCTTAGAGACATTTGCTGAATAAGGAGAAGCGCCTCTAATTTTCTATCTGCTAGCGATCCCGCAAGGGTAAATAAAAAGCACCTAGCAGCATTGGACATCACCAATCCCATCAGATTGGGAGTGATTTTGCTCTTTTGAATCAGATTCATCAACCTTATACACGAGACAAGGAATGGTAAAACACAGGGTTCAATTAGCATCACCATCTACACCAATAGTGCCTGAGATTGTAGAAACGCATCACGATAACGTTGCTGTAGTCAAACAACACAACGGAAACAATCGCAGACAGATTCCCCAAATTGCTTACAGTATTGTCCATGTAACACCAGGAAGAATCAGGTTCCGCATACCTCGATTACGCCACGATCGAGACTATACTCAGCGTCTTCAATCCTTATTGGAAGCCGATACCCTAGTTACATCTGTGCGGATCAAGTTGGCGGCGGCGTCGCTAGTTGTGACTTACCAATCTAAACAAGTACCTGAGTCCAAGATGCGATCGCATTTGATCTATTCGATCTGGGCTGCTAGCGATCCCACAATGGTAATTGCAGTTCCTAATCAGCTATCAATTACCAAATCCTCTGACAATACAGAAAATTCCTGGCCAGGTTTACAACTTTCTGCCATCGCTACTGGTTTAGCGGTGCTAGGAGGGCCTTTAGGATTACCAATTCCACCAATTATGGTGGCGGGAACTATTGCGCTAGCCACATTACCAGTTTTTCAAAGAGCATTAGCAGGGATTACAGCAGAACGCAAACTCACAATCGACTTTTTGGATTTAATGGCGATCGCGATTACTACCGTTCAAGGTCATTTTCTCACGCCATCGTTGATGCTGAGTTTAATTGAAATTGGTGAGAACATTCGCGATCGCACGGCTCGTTCTTCTAAACTCCAAACTCTCGATCTACTCAATTCTTTAGGGCAGTTTGTTTGGGTAGAACGCAATGGCACCAAGCAACAAATCCCTATTCAAGATGTCCAACGAGGGGATACAGTCATTGTCTATCCTGGCGAGCAAGTCCCAGTAGATGGTACTATCCTGCGAGGGAAAGCTCTGTTGGATGAGCAAAAACTTACTGGTGAATCCATGCCAGTCTTGAAAAAGAAAGGGCAAGCGGTCTTTGCTTCTACCTTGGTGCGCGAGGGCAGGATTTATATTCAAACTGAATGGGTAGGCAATGATACGCGTGCTGGACAGAGTATTAAATTAATGCAAGAAGCTCCTGTCCACGATACGCGCATGGAAAACTATGCTACAAAAATTGCTGAACGCGCAGTTGTGCCAACTTTGTTACTTGGGGGAGCAGTATTTGCCCTAACTCGTAATCCAGTACGGGCAGCTAGTGTTCTCACTCTAGACTTTGCTACAGGCATTAGAGTATCTGTACCGACTACAGTTTTAGCAGCACTTACCTATGCAGCCAAGCATGGAATTCTCATCCGTAGCGGACGCGCATTGGAACAACTAGCCGCAGTTGATACGATTGTGTTTGATAAAACAGGCACCCTTACTAAAGGGGAAGCGACTGTTATTGGGGTGGAAAGTCTCAATCCAGCAACGTCAACTATGCGGGTGTTGGAACTAGCTGCTGCTGCGGAACAACGACTAACGCATCCAGTAGCCGAAGCGATAATTCGTTATGCCGAAGCTCAAAATGTGATAATTCCCAACCGCCAGAAATGGAATTATCAACTCGGTTTGGGAGTGCAAGCTGAAATTGACGGTGAGACAGTTTACGTAGGTAGCGATCGCTTTTTGCGTCATGTAGGCATTGATATGGCACAGCAAAACGGGCATTCCCAGCGGTCAGCTTCAATGATTTATGTCGCTAGTAACGGTCAACTTCAAGGTAAAATTAAATATAGTGACATTCTCCGTAAAGAAAGTCGGGAAGTAATTAGCCACTTGTTAACAGTCGAAGGTGTGGAAGTTCATATGCTCACCGGAGACAACAAACAAACAGCCAATCAAGTTGCAGCCGAACTGGGAATTGCGCCGACACATACTCATGCCGAAGCTTTCCCCGAACAGAAAGCCGCAGTCGTCCGCGAACTACACGAACAAGGCAAGACAGTTGCATTCGTAGGTGATGGGATCAACGATTCGCCAGCTTTAGCCTATGCAGATGTTTCTGTATCCTTCGCTAACGGTTCAGAAATTGCCCGCGAAACCGCAGATGTAGTATTAATGCAGAATGATTTGCATGGTTTACTAGAAGCGATCGCGATCGCCCGCCAAGCCAAGCAATTAATCTACCAAAATACAGGTATTGTTGCAGTGCCTAACTTAGGGGCATTGTTAATAGCTGTTATATTTGGTTTAAATCCTTTAGCCGCGACAGTAGTCAATAATGGCTCGACTGTGGTTGCAGGCGTTAACGGTTTGCGTCCAATCTTAAAACATTCACCAAAGAAAGCTATACCATCGGCAAGATGAAATGAATATGCCGATTAGTTTACGCTAGAACGCTTTCTTACAGATTTCCACATTACCAGAGGTAATTTACTATGGCACCTAAAATCACTGACTTTGTTGAAGATGCTGGCGCTCCTGGAATTATAGCCGGTATTGGCGCAGTTTTGCTCGCACCGATCGTCCTTCCTGTAGTAGCAGGAATTGGTAAACCATTAGCCAAATCATTAATTAAAGGTGGAATTCTTGCTTATGAAAAGAGCAAAGGAGCATTTGCTGAATTGGGCGAAACTTGGGAAGACATTGTAGCAGAAGCGCGAGCCGAAATTGCTGAAGATAGAGAAACTCCAGCATTTGAAGCTGCTAGTAATTCTAGCGATCGCACTATAGATAATGGTGGCTAAATCTGCAAATAAAGGCGCGGCGATCGCGCCTTTCAGGAAAATAAAAATTACTAATTATTTTAAGTATCTCTGGTTTCAAACCACAAGCAAAATTGCAGAGTATTACTATTCATTACCTATATTGAAATTTAGAAACATAATCCTCAATCCAAAATTTAAAATTCTAAATTGAGTTAGGAGAGTAAGCGTGTGAATACAAATAACTATAGTAATCTCACCCAAATGCCGAAAATAATAGATGAAACAGCTATACATAGTCCATCTAAACTTATATCTACAAAAATTATTAGTCATACTCCAGGGCGGTTAAGATTAAGAATTCCAAAACGCGATCGCCAAACCGGGAAAATGCAAAGAATTGCTAGCTTACTAGAAGCACAACCTAATGTTAATCAAGTAAAAACTAGTGTTGAACGAGGAAGTATTCTCATCAATCATGATGGCGGAGATGATAGTCTCAAAAATGTCCTCAATACGCTTAAGGATCTGGGAATAATTTTTGCTGATATTACAGAGGGTGATACTGAAGCATCCGCAAGTATTTCAAATGCTGTAGTTGATTTAAATAAACGAGTACAAGAAGTAACAAATGGTGCTGTAGATCTGCGCTTTTTGTTTCCCTTAGGACTGAGTATTCTTGCAGTTAGGCAATTGTTGATTAAAGGTCTGCAATTTGAAACTATTCCTTGGTATGTTTTGGGTTGGTATGCCTTCGATAGTTTTATCAAATTGAACAACCCAAGACAACCACAAACTGACAGCGAGTATAAGAAATCGTAACCTTCCATAGATTCAAGGCTGCTGTTTTCCTGGAAAGCGATCGCAACCAGCCATTGCAGATATTTAAAGACTAATAAACCAACCTCTTGGCTAGGTGACGACATAGACATTTATGAAATCAAGCCAACTGCCTAAATTAAACTTAAATTATTTGACCTTTTGCAACGCCAGTAGCTTCAAAGAACGAACCTGTAAAACACTGGCTCGCCTTTGCGCGAATAAACATTCATTCCAGAATCTAGCAACACCAATTTCCTCGAAGATAATCAGCTTACTTATTTAAGTGGAATTTTCATACTCAAATCCAACCACTTAGACTGTGTAATCGGCGCACTACTAGAAATATAATCTACGCCAGTTTGAGCAACAGCACGAATAGTCTCCAAGGTTACATTACCCGAGGCTTCAATTTTAATGTGGCTATACTGTTGTCGAATCAACTGCACCGCCTGAGACATCATATCTAGAGGCATATTGTCTAACATAATAATGTCGGCTTTATGCTGTAGGGCTTCTTTAACTTGTTCTAGAGTTTCTGTCTCTACTTCTATTGTTAGGGGATAAGGTATCTGGGAACGGATACGGGTAATTGCTTCGCCAATTCCCCCAGCCGCTGCAATGTGATTGTCTTTAATCATTACCGCATCATCTAACCCCATACGATGATTAATCGCCCCGCCTACAGCAGTTGCGTATTTTTCCAATAATCTCAGCCCGGGTATAGTTTTGCGCGTATCGACCAACTGAGCAGGTAAATCCGCAATTTGCTCTACATATTTATTAGTGAGGGTTGCAATCCCACTCAAACGCATAGTTAAATTGAGCGCAACCCGTTCCCCCATCAGCAGCGCGTCCAATGGCCCATATATTTCAGCTACTACCTGTCCTAGTTCGCACCATGTACCTTCGTCTGTGATGGGCACAAAGCTGACGTTTTCATTCAAAAGCTGAAACACCCTTGCTGCAACTGGTAAACCAGCAATAATTCCTGGGGCTTTCGCTATCCATTTAGCTGTTCCTGGTGTGACATCCTTAGTTATTAAGCTGTTTGTTGTGCGATCGCCCCGACCAATGTCCTCCAACAACCAGCCATGCAATAGCGGATCTAACACTAGCCAAGGCGGTAAAACACCAAACTTGCTCACGACTTTATTACTTCTTTCTTAACTTCAGGAATACTATAGCCTAAAATCCTTACTGCACAAGGCTTCTAACCGCGAACAAAAAAATCTCAATTTTCCGAAAAAAAGAGTTGACAAACGAAGATAGGCTCGATATATTAGATAAGTGCCTGAGAGCGGAGCGCGAAAGAGCGACGCCGGAGGGACACCGAACCTTGAAAATATTATAGTTTGAAAGCCAGTATACAACAATTAGCCTGCGTCAGTAAAGAAAATAACCTGACTGAGGTTAAAATCAGTCAAAAGAGCTAAACAAACGAATTCATCACAAAATGGAGAGTTTGATCCTGGCTCAGGATGAACGCTGGCGGTATGCTTAACACATGCAAGTCGAACGGTGTCTTCGGACACAGTGGCGGACGGGTGAGTAACGCGTGAGAATCTGGCTCTAGGTCGGGGACAACCACTGGAAACGGTGGCTAATACCGGATGTGCCGAGAGGTGAAAGATTAATTGCCTAGAGATGAGCTCGCGTCTGATTAGCTAGTAGGTGTGGTAAGAGCGCACCTAGGCGACGATCAGTAGCTGGTCTGAGAGGATGATCAGCCACACTGGGACTGAGACACGGCCCAGACTCCTACGGGAGGCAGCAGTGGGGAATTTTCCGCAATGGGCGAAAGCCTGACGGAGCAATACCGCGTGAGGGAGGAAGGCTCTTGGGTTGTAAACCTCTTTTCTCAAGGAAGAACAAAATGACGGTACTTGAGGAATAAGCATCGGCTAACTCCGTGCCAGCAGCCGCGGTAATACGGAGGATGCAAGCGTTATCCGGAATGATTGGGCGTAAAGCGTCCGCAGGTGGCTATGTAAGTCTGCTGTTAAAGAGTGAGGCTCAACCTCATAAGAGCAGTGGAAACTACATGGCTAGAGTGCGTTCGGGGCAGAGGGAATTCCTGGTGTAGCGGTGAAATGCGTAGAGATCAGGAAGAACACCGGTGGCGAAAGCGCTCTGCTAGGCCGCAACTGACACTGAGGGACGAAAGCTAGGGGAGCGAATGGGATTAGATACCCCAGTAGTCCTAGCCGTAAACGATGGATACTAGGCGTGGCTTGTATCGACCCGAGCCGTGCCGGAGCTAACGCGTTAAGTATCCCGCCTGGGGAGTACGCACGCAAGTGTGAAACTCAAAGGAATTGACGGGGGCCCGCACAAGCGGTGGAGTATGTGGTTTAATTCGATGCAACGCGAAGAACCTTACCAAGACTTGACATGTCGCGAATCCTGCTGAAAGGTAGGAGTGCCTTCGGGAGCGCGAACACAGGTGGTGCATGGCTGTCGTCAGCTCGTGTCGTGAGATGTTGGGTTAAGTCCCGCAACGAGCGCAACCCTCGTTTTTAGTTGCCAGCATTAAGTTGGGCACTCTAGAGAGACTGCCGGTGACAAACCGGAGGAAGGTGGGGATGACGTCAAGTCAGCATGCCCCTTACGTCTTGGGCTACACACGTACTACAATGCTACGGACAAAGGGCAGCGAGCTAGCGATAGCAAGCAAATCTCATAAACCGTGGCTCAGTTCAGATCGCAGGCTGCAACTCGCCTGCGTGAAGTCGGAATCGCTAGTAATTGCAGGTCAGCATACTGCAGTGAATTCGTTCCCGGGCCTTGTACACACCGCCCGTCACACCATGGAAGCTGGCAACGCCCGAAGTCATTACTCCAACCCTCGGGGGGAGGATGCCTAAGGCAGTGCTGGTGACTGGGGTGAAGTCGTAACAAGGTAGCCGTACCGGAAGGTGTGGCTGGATCACCTCCTTTTAGGGAGACCTACCCAACTCAGATATCGAGAACACACAGTTAATAGATATTGAGATGGTCATACCCTAGGTCGGTCGCAGAAATTGTTGAGGCTTTCAAACTATATTGAGGTTCTTTTTGGGCTATTAGCTCAGGTGGTTAGAGCGCACCCCTGATAAGGGTGAGGTCCCTGGTTCGAGTCCAGGATGGCCCACCTGAAGCAAGTCAAAAGTTAAAAGCCAAAAGCCAAAAGTAAACACTTTACTTTTGAATTTTGAATTTTGAATTTTGAATTGTTGATGGGGGTTTAGCTCAGTTGGTAGAGCGCCTGCTTTGCAAGCAGGATGTCAGCGGTTCGAGTCCGCTAACCTCCACATGCTCTACAGTACTGTGACAGTCACAAAAGTGAATATACCAATGGCAGTCAAAAGCTAGAGACGATATGATATTTGTGGCGACAGTGAGAGTGTGATAAGATAAAAGATCGTGGATAAATTCAGCAATCGACAATTATACAAAGTCGAACTGCTGGGTTTGAGCCAGCCAGAACCTTGAAAACTGCATAGTAACGCGATAGATAGCAGGCAGACACAGACATTATTTGTAATAGTAGTTGTGTTTGCGGATAGCAACCAATGGAATTGTGGTCAAGCTAATAAGGGCTGATGGTGGATACCTAGGCACACAGAGGCGAAGAAGGACGTGGTTACCGACGAAATGCTCTGGGGAGTTGGAAGCAAACATTGAGCCAGAGATGTCCGAATGGGGCAACCCTAAATACTAGCTGCTGAATATATAGGCAGTCAAGAGCCAACCCAGCGAATTGAAACATCTTAGTAGCTGGAGGAAGAGAAATCAATTGAGAGATTCCCCGTGTAGTGGTGAGCGAAAGGGGAAAAGCCTAAACCAAAGGGTTTACTCTTTGGGGTAGTGGGACAGCGATATCGAATCTAGCGGTTAGACGAAGCAGCTAAATACTGCACCAGAGAAGGTGAAAGTCCTGTAGTCGAAAACTTTATAGATAGTAGCTGAATCCCGAGTAGCATGGGGCACGAGGAATCCCATGTGAATCAGCGAGGACCACCTCGTAAGGCTAAATACTACTGTGTGACCGATAGCGAACCAGTACCGCGAGGGAAAGGTGAAAAGAACCCCGGAAGGGGAGTGAAATAGAACATGAAACCATCAGCTTACAAGCAGTGGGAGTCCGATTCAACGGATGACCGCGTGCCTGTTGAAGAATGAGCCGGCGACTTATAGGCACTGGTAGGTTAAAGCGAGAATGCTGGAGCCAAAGCGAAAGCGAGTCTGAAAAGGGCGATAATCAGTGTTTATAGACCCGAACCCTGGTGATCTAACCATGTCCAGGATGAAGCTTGGGTAACACCAAGTGGAGGTCCGAACCGACCGATGTTGAAAAATCGGCGGATGAGGTGTGGTTAGGGGTGAAATGCCAATCGAACCAGGAGCTAGCTGGTTCTCCCCGAAATGTGTTTAGGCGCAGCGGTAATGAATATATCTGGGGGGTAAAGCACTGTTTCGGTGCGGGCTGGGAGACCGGTACCAAATCGAGACAAACTCAGAATACCCAGAGCACACATTGCCAGTGAGACAGTGGGGGATAAGCTTCATTGTCAAGAGGGAAACAGCCCAGACCACCAGCTAAGGTCCCCAAATCATCGCTAAGTGAGAAAGGAGGTGAGAGTGCATAGACAACTAGGAGGTTTGCCTAGAAGCAGCCACCCTTGAAAGAGTGCGTAATAGCTCACTAGTCAAGCGCTCTTGCGCCGAAAATGAACGGGGCTAAGCGATGTACCGAAGCTGTGGGATTAAGTGATTAATCGGTAGGGGAGCGTTCCGTCGTAGGTAGAAGCAGTAGCGGCAAGCAGCTGTGGACGAAACGGAAGTGAGAATGTCGGCTTGAGTAGCGCAAACATTGGTGAGAATCCAATGCCCCGAAACCCTAAGGGTTCCAGAGCCAGGTTCGTCCACTCTGGGTTAGTCGGGACCTAAGGCGAGGCCGAAAGGCGTAGTCGATGGACACAGGGTGACTAATCCCTGACTAAAATATGGGAGCATTGCTAGGGACGCATGAAAGATAGCCACACCCTGATTGGTTTGGGAGGAGTTTACGAACTCCGCGTGGTGAATGTTAGTGCCAAGAAAAGCTAGTGATGTGATGAACATATCTTACCCGTACCCGAAACCGACACAGGTAGGGAGGTTGAGAATACCAAGGGGCGCGAGATAACTCTCTCTAAGGAACTCGGCAAAATGGCCCCGTAACTTCGGAAGAAGGGGTGCCCACGAGAGTGGGTCGCAGTGAAGAGATCCAGGCGACTGTTTACCAAAAACACAGGTCTCCGCAAACTCGTAAGAGGAGGTATGGGGGCTGACGCCTGCCCAGTGCCGGAAGGTTAAGGAAGCTGGTCAGCGGTAACGTGAAGCTGGCGACCGAAGCCCCGGTGAACGGCGGCCGTAACTATAACGGTCCTAAGGTAGCGAAATTCCTTGTCGGGTAAGTTCCGACCCGCACGAAAGGCGTAACGATCTGGATGGTGTCTCAGAGAGAGACTCGGCGAAATAGGAATGTCTGTGAAGATACGGACTGCCTGCACCTGGACAGAAAGACCCTATGAAGCTTTACTGTAGCCTGGAATTGTGTTCGGGCTTCGCTTGCGCAGGATAGGTGGGAGGCGTAGAGATATTCCTTGTGGGGGATATGGAGCCAACGGTGAGATACCACTCTGGCGAAGCTAGAATTCTAACCCGCGACCGTGATCCGGTTGGGGAACAGTTTCAGGTGGGCAGTTTGACTGGGGCGGTCGCCTCCTAAAAGGTAACGGAGGCGCGCAAAGGTTCCCTCAGCACGCTTGGAAACCGTGCGGCGAGTGTAAAGGCAATAAGGGAGCTTGACTGCAAGACCGACAAGTCGAGCAGGTACGAAAGTAGGCCTTAGTGATCCGACGGCGCAGCGTGGAATGGCCGTCGCTCAACGGATAAAAGTTACTCTAGGGATAACAGGCTGATCTCCCCCAAGAGTCCACATCGACGGGGAGGTTTGGCACCTCGATGTCGGCTCATCGCAACCTGGGGCGGAAGTACGTCCCAAGGGTTGGGCTGTTCGCCCATTAAAGCGGTACGTGAGCTGGGTTCAGAACGTCGTGAGACAGTTCGGTCCATATCCGGTGCAGGCGTAAGAGCATTGAGAGGAGTCCTCCTTAGTACGAGAGGACCGGGAGGAACGCACCGCTGGTGTACCAGTTATTGTACCCACAGTAGACGCTGGGTAGCCAAGTGCGGAGCGGATAACCGCTGAAAGCATCTAAGTGGGAAGCCCACCTCAAGATGAGTGCTCTCACTACGTTAAGTAGGTAAGGTCACCTGTAGATTACAGGTTGATAGGCTCTATGTGGAAGTGCAGTAATGCATGAAGCAGAGGAGTACTAACAGACCGAGGGCTTGACCTCACAACCATTGGTACAATTAATTCGCGTTACTTGCAGTCTTCAGGGTTTTGCCCTACAGGTTTTCCTGGTGTCTATTGCGCGGTGGAACCACACTGACCCCATCCCGAACTCAGAGGTGAAACGCTGCTGCGGCCACGATAGTCTAGGGGTTGCCCTACGCCACAATAGCTCGATGCCAGGTTCTATATTTACAAAAGCTTCTCATCATACTGAGGGGCTTTTGCTTTTATCCTTATGCGAAAAACCAAAAATTCAGTGTTCTGAAGCCACCTTCGTGCCCTCAACTAGTCTATTGAAGGGTATAAGTAACTATACAAATAGTACTTATACCCCTATATCTAGCGATCGCTGTTAATATCTACACTAGTTTACTTGAGTGCTGGGGCGATCGCTGCTGAAAGTGACTCGTTCACTGCTTGTTTCAACAAGTCGGCCTTATCGATACGTTCCCACGGCAAGTCTAAATCATTCCGTCCAAAATGACCGTAAGCCGCGACGTCCTGATAAAAACGTCCGCCTCTTTCATTTGGTAGGTTACGTAAATTAAAGGCAT
The genomic region above belongs to Calothrix sp. NIES-2098 and contains:
- a CDS encoding nicotinate-nucleotide pyrophosphorylase translates to MSKFGVLPPWLVLDPLLHGWLLEDIGRGDRTTNSLITKDVTPGTAKWIAKAPGIIAGLPVAARVFQLLNENVSFVPITDEGTWCELGQVVAEIYGPLDALLMGERVALNLTMRLSGIATLTNKYVEQIADLPAQLVDTRKTIPGLRLLEKYATAVGGAINHRMGLDDAVMIKDNHIAAAGGIGEAITRIRSQIPYPLTIEVETETLEQVKEALQHKADIIMLDNMPLDMMSQAVQLIRQQYSHIKIEASGNVTLETIRAVAQTGVDYISSSAPITQSKWLDLSMKIPLK
- a CDS encoding peptide deformylase translates to MAELVPIIQLGNPILRQQASLIDDIHNPDIQNLIEDLMATVAQANGVGIAAPQIAESYRLFIVASRPNPRYPNAPEMAPTAMINPKIIAHSTEVVKGWEGCLSVPGIRGFVPRYQKIQVEYTDRNSNLQQQELTDFVARIFQHEYDHLEGILFVDRLESNQDKISEQEYQERIVNNT
- a CDS encoding heavy metal translocating P-type ATPase — encoded protein: MVKHRVQLASPSTPIVPEIVETHHDNVAVVKQHNGNNRRQIPQIAYSIVHVTPGRIRFRIPRLRHDRDYTQRLQSLLEADTLVTSVRIKLAAASLVVTYQSKQVPESKMRSHLIYSIWAASDPTMVIAVPNQLSITKSSDNTENSWPGLQLSAIATGLAVLGGPLGLPIPPIMVAGTIALATLPVFQRALAGITAERKLTIDFLDLMAIAITTVQGHFLTPSLMLSLIEIGENIRDRTARSSKLQTLDLLNSLGQFVWVERNGTKQQIPIQDVQRGDTVIVYPGEQVPVDGTILRGKALLDEQKLTGESMPVLKKKGQAVFASTLVREGRIYIQTEWVGNDTRAGQSIKLMQEAPVHDTRMENYATKIAERAVVPTLLLGGAVFALTRNPVRAASVLTLDFATGIRVSVPTTVLAALTYAAKHGILIRSGRALEQLAAVDTIVFDKTGTLTKGEATVIGVESLNPATSTMRVLELAAAAEQRLTHPVAEAIIRYAEAQNVIIPNRQKWNYQLGLGVQAEIDGETVYVGSDRFLRHVGIDMAQQNGHSQRSASMIYVASNGQLQGKIKYSDILRKESREVISHLLTVEGVEVHMLTGDNKQTANQVAAELGIAPTHTHAEAFPEQKAAVVRELHEQGKTVAFVGDGINDSPALAYADVSVSFANGSEIARETADVVLMQNDLHGLLEAIAIARQAKQLIYQNTGIVAVPNLGALLIAVIFGLNPLAATVVNNGSTVVAGVNGLRPILKHSPKKAIPSAR